One segment of Octopus sinensis linkage group LG27, ASM634580v1, whole genome shotgun sequence DNA contains the following:
- the LOC115225365 gene encoding dystroglycan-like isoform X2 produces MWTLMLPHSPFVTLPATITTTTTTTTAAAAVHRDPVKDREPVSLMWGIGDTTAYVGRLFTYPLPNDAFKGEIKSFKVMEAGKTTLPRWLYFDVETRTFSGVPKPADIAQYYIEVVAQAEDQGAVSQFAKDVFSIHVTKESSKPATAISGSSSKKNGKGSNSPPVVRCMPQEPETAFTLIVDADLDQLPPHGIVGLLKKLEHNLELVSEMFKVGPATTGNRPIPPVRAVAPDTSSSSTLVSGPGDTKTAKHPGVLVTWLVGCGRVEPQHMNVLQRVESISANGTLSELLGHGVVGWHVTNRQVPLPEKRVRRAAIMATPAVTDIAPTVMATRTRGHEGDGGMTHRVPTMESSLIQPTRTHPHSHKTHHRHTDGMTTLHPSTMGPKGGSTLKTKSLPDGTFTMTGGDVSMTGVVPPIIPTKPSTGMATSMPEYCSHARKLKPRIAHRIPVQEFEAGKRAYFSVPSDTFIDCKDPSDRLKLEFFLDDYKQIPPYFWLQPDPANDKSMIGLPMESNVGIHNMTVVAVNSDGMTDYLDFLVKVLKNKKLKSNEVTHKIKMKFSMEYKKFMSNINSRLDLIDKIGKLYGDADASSVTVLEITEGSVEVSWTNNTLVGTKCPDDATKALFERLVDDKKQVKRSARKAMKPFKLQSAQIIPMGACAGGYINPMPSTTMAAATTPELKKQQSDDENDILISTVVPAVIIVSILLLALLVACILYRKKRKGKMSLSSAGEHDAYSGKGAPVIFAEELEDKPTDCQRPLILDDEKPPHPPPEYQHSSSESTQSTPNQDRRRGGHRSDGGVNEPILGSQPYEPPPPVTASQGKKQPRPHVQPPYRSPPPYVPP; encoded by the exons atGTGGACTCTGATGCTTCCTCATTCTCCTTTTGTTACTCTCcccgccacaatcaccaccaccacca ccaccaccaccgccgccgccgccgttcaTCGCGACCCCGTTAAGGACCGGGAGCCCGTGTCGTTAATGTGGGGTATTGGAGATACGACAGCCTACGTAGGACGCTTGTTTACCTATCCCTTACCAAATGATGCGTTCAAAGGAGAGATAAAGTCATTCAAG GTAATGGAGGCCGGCAAGACGACCCTACCCAGGTGGTTGTATTTCGACGTCGAGACCCGTACCTTCTCTGGAGTCCCGAAACCAGCAGACATCGCCCAGTATTACATTGAGGTTGTGGCGCAGGCTGAGGACCAAGGGGCTGTCAGTCAGTTCGCCAAAGACGTCTTCTCGATTCATGTGACCAAAGAAAGCTCAAAACCCGCCACGGCAATCAGTGGTTCATCGTCAAAGAAGAACGGCAAGGGTTCAAATTCTCCACCGGTCGTCCGATGCATGCCCCAGGAGCCAGAGACAGCATTTACGCTAATTGTTGATGCCGACCTTGATCAACTTCCTCCCCACGGCATTGTGGGACTGTTAAAGAAACTGGAGCACAATCTGGAGCTTGTGTCTGAGATGTTTAAGGTCGGTCCTGCCACCACTGGCAACAGGCCCATCCCTCCTGTCCGTGCAGTCGCCCCAGACACATCGTCCTCATCCACCCTTGTATCAGGGCCCGGTGACACAAAAACCGCAAAACACCCCGGGGTGCTTGTCACGTGGCTGGTTGGTTGTGGCCGAGTGGAGCCGCAGCACATGAACGTTCTACAGAGGGTGGAATCAATTTCGGCAAATGGCACCTTGTCCGAGCTCCTCGGTCATGGAGTCGTTGGGTGGCATGTGACAAACAGACAAGTACCCCTGCCTGAGAAGAGGGTAAGGCGTGCAGCCATCATGGCCACCCCGGCTGTCACTGACATTGCACCGACAGTCATGGCAACAAGGACCCGTGGTCACGAAGGAGATGGAGGCATGACCCACCGTGTGCCCACCATGGAGTCGTCCCTCATACAACCGACACGCACCCACCCGCATTCGCACAAGACCCACCACCGACATACAGATGGAATGACCACTCTGCACCCGTCGACCATGGGCCCGAAAGGCGGAAGCACCCTGAAGACGAAATCTCTGCCGGATGGAACGTTCACAATGACCGGAGGGGACGTTAGTATGACTGGAGTCGTGCCCCCAATCATTCCAACGAAACCCTCGACGGGGATGGCCACCAGCATGCCCGAATATTGCAGTCACGCAAGAAAGCTAAAACCACGAATAGCGCACAGGATTCCCGTACAGGAATTCGAGGCCGGGAAGCGGGCCTACTTCTCCGTGCCGTCTGATACGTTCATTGACTGCAAGGACCCCAGCGACCGCCTGAAGCTGGAATTTTTCCTTGACGATTACAAGCAAATCCCTCCCTACTTTTGGCTGCAGCCGGACCCGGCCAACGACAAGAGCATGATTGGGCTCCCAATGGAAAGCAACGTGGGCATCCACAACATGACGGTGGTGGCAGTAAACAGTGATGGGATGACCGACTATTTGGACTTCCTCGTGAAGGTCCTCAAGAACAAGAAGCTCAAAAGCAACGAGGTGACCCACAAGATCAAGATGAAGTTCAGCATGGAGTACAAGAAGTTCATGTCCAACATCAACTCGAGGCTAGATCTCATCGACAAGATCGGCAAATTGTACGGAGACGCAGACGCGAGCAGCGTCACGGTGCTCGAAATAACAGAGGGGTCCGTGGAGGTGTCGTGGACAAACAACACTCTCGTCGGCACAAAATGCCCCGACGATGCCACCAAGGCCCTTTTTGAACGCCTGGTTGATGACAAAAAGCAGGTGAAACGTTCAGCAAGGAAAGCAATGAAACCTTTCAAGCTGCAGTCGGCCCAAATAATCCCGATGGGGGCTTGTGCTGGGGGCTATATCAACCCAATGCCAAGCACCACAATGGCAGCAGCAACCACACCAGAACTCAAGAAACAACAGTCTGACGATGAGAATGATATTCTTATTTCGACCGTTGTCCCTGCGGTCATCATTGTGTCTATATTGCTTCTGGCCCTGCTCGTCGCTTGCATCCTTTACCGAAAGAAACGGAAAGGAAAGATGTCGCTCTCGTCTGCCGGCGAACACGACGCGTACAGCGGGAAGGGTGCCCCGGTGATCTTCGCCGAAGAGCTCGAGGACAAACCGACCGACTGCCAAAGGCCCCTGATCCTGGACGACGAAAAGCCACCACATCCCCCTCCTGAGTACCAGCACTCGTCCAGCGAGAGCACCCAGTCGACCCCGAACCAGGACCGAAGAAGAGGCGGGCATCGCAGCGATGGGGGAGTAAACGAACCCATACTCGGCTCGCAGCCGTATGAGCCACCACCTCCCGTCACCGCGTCGCAGGGCAAGAAGCAGCCGCGTCCCCACGTGCAACCCCCCTACAGATCACCTCCTCCATATGTGCCTCCATAA
- the LOC115225365 gene encoding dystroglycan-like isoform X1 — protein sequence MGRRKGISTTTSPSSAVTASSVAVLSSDYHHQRLPSDCTTPTTTTAAVSTGVRSPQHYHPYNNYSHRSSGCGGGGGSSGKSRKMRCYSENDNMTTTTDVDSDASSFSFCYSPRHNHHHHHHHQPHPHSIVAPANTALSVMSPPSRSNDKDTTRAPCCSAPCLALETLSSSTLLLPAASSPTHMAPHRRRFLSPLRLWTTLILCIALLMQPTFADIVAGPGPEWQPTFGEMVPGGGPSKQLKLNDIQSYLKSLDKSKKGEANLAATTTAAAAVHRDPVKDREPVSLMWGIGDTTAYVGRLFTYPLPNDAFKGEIKSFKVMEAGKTTLPRWLYFDVETRTFSGVPKPADIAQYYIEVVAQAEDQGAVSQFAKDVFSIHVTKESSKPATAISGSSSKKNGKGSNSPPVVRCMPQEPETAFTLIVDADLDQLPPHGIVGLLKKLEHNLELVSEMFKVGPATTGNRPIPPVRAVAPDTSSSSTLVSGPGDTKTAKHPGVLVTWLVGCGRVEPQHMNVLQRVESISANGTLSELLGHGVVGWHVTNRQVPLPEKRVRRAAIMATPAVTDIAPTVMATRTRGHEGDGGMTHRVPTMESSLIQPTRTHPHSHKTHHRHTDGMTTLHPSTMGPKGGSTLKTKSLPDGTFTMTGGDVSMTGVVPPIIPTKPSTGMATSMPEYCSHARKLKPRIAHRIPVQEFEAGKRAYFSVPSDTFIDCKDPSDRLKLEFFLDDYKQIPPYFWLQPDPANDKSMIGLPMESNVGIHNMTVVAVNSDGMTDYLDFLVKVLKNKKLKSNEVTHKIKMKFSMEYKKFMSNINSRLDLIDKIGKLYGDADASSVTVLEITEGSVEVSWTNNTLVGTKCPDDATKALFERLVDDKKQVKRSARKAMKPFKLQSAQIIPMGACAGGYINPMPSTTMAAATTPELKKQQSDDENDILISTVVPAVIIVSILLLALLVACILYRKKRKGKMSLSSAGEHDAYSGKGAPVIFAEELEDKPTDCQRPLILDDEKPPHPPPEYQHSSSESTQSTPNQDRRRGGHRSDGGVNEPILGSQPYEPPPPVTASQGKKQPRPHVQPPYRSPPPYVPP from the exons ATGGGCAGAAGGAAAGGCATTTCTACCACCACATCACCAAGCTCTGCTGTGACAGCCAGCAGCGTAGCTGTACTCTCCTCCGACTATCACCACCAACGCCTCCCCTCGGATTGTACGacccccaccacgaccaccgccgCAGTCAGCACAGGTGTCCGCTCACCCCAACACTACCACCCCTATAATAACTACAGCCACCgaagcagtggttgtggtggtgggggtggcagtAGCGGTAAGAGTAGGAAAATGCGCTGCTACTCTGAGAACGAcaacatgaccaccactactgatGTGGACTCTGATGCTTCCTCATTCTCCTTTTGTTACTCTCcccgccacaatcaccaccaccaccatcatcatcagccccACCCCCACAGTATTGTTGCTCCCGCCAACACAGCCCTGTCGGTGATGAGCCCTCCCAGCCGCAGCAATGACAAGGACACGACCCGTGCTCCCTGTTGCTCTGCTCCTTGCTTGGCCCTAGAGACCCTTTCGTCATCCACACTGCTGCTCCCGGCCGCTTCCTCACCCACCCACATGGCCCCACACAGACGCCGCTTCCTCTCGCCCCTCCGCCTCTGGACGACACTCATCCTGTGCATTGCACTGCTGATGCAGCCAACCTTTGCGGATATAGTAGCCGGGCCCGGGCCCGAATGGCAGCCAACCTTTGGGGAGATGGTACCCGGGGGCGGGCCCAGCAAGCAGCTGAAGCTCAACGACATCCAAAGTTACTTGAAGTCCCTCGACAAAAGCAAAAAGGGAGAGGCAAATCTtgcagccaccaccaccgccgccgccgccgttcaTCGCGACCCCGTTAAGGACCGGGAGCCCGTGTCGTTAATGTGGGGTATTGGAGATACGACAGCCTACGTAGGACGCTTGTTTACCTATCCCTTACCAAATGATGCGTTCAAAGGAGAGATAAAGTCATTCAAG GTAATGGAGGCCGGCAAGACGACCCTACCCAGGTGGTTGTATTTCGACGTCGAGACCCGTACCTTCTCTGGAGTCCCGAAACCAGCAGACATCGCCCAGTATTACATTGAGGTTGTGGCGCAGGCTGAGGACCAAGGGGCTGTCAGTCAGTTCGCCAAAGACGTCTTCTCGATTCATGTGACCAAAGAAAGCTCAAAACCCGCCACGGCAATCAGTGGTTCATCGTCAAAGAAGAACGGCAAGGGTTCAAATTCTCCACCGGTCGTCCGATGCATGCCCCAGGAGCCAGAGACAGCATTTACGCTAATTGTTGATGCCGACCTTGATCAACTTCCTCCCCACGGCATTGTGGGACTGTTAAAGAAACTGGAGCACAATCTGGAGCTTGTGTCTGAGATGTTTAAGGTCGGTCCTGCCACCACTGGCAACAGGCCCATCCCTCCTGTCCGTGCAGTCGCCCCAGACACATCGTCCTCATCCACCCTTGTATCAGGGCCCGGTGACACAAAAACCGCAAAACACCCCGGGGTGCTTGTCACGTGGCTGGTTGGTTGTGGCCGAGTGGAGCCGCAGCACATGAACGTTCTACAGAGGGTGGAATCAATTTCGGCAAATGGCACCTTGTCCGAGCTCCTCGGTCATGGAGTCGTTGGGTGGCATGTGACAAACAGACAAGTACCCCTGCCTGAGAAGAGGGTAAGGCGTGCAGCCATCATGGCCACCCCGGCTGTCACTGACATTGCACCGACAGTCATGGCAACAAGGACCCGTGGTCACGAAGGAGATGGAGGCATGACCCACCGTGTGCCCACCATGGAGTCGTCCCTCATACAACCGACACGCACCCACCCGCATTCGCACAAGACCCACCACCGACATACAGATGGAATGACCACTCTGCACCCGTCGACCATGGGCCCGAAAGGCGGAAGCACCCTGAAGACGAAATCTCTGCCGGATGGAACGTTCACAATGACCGGAGGGGACGTTAGTATGACTGGAGTCGTGCCCCCAATCATTCCAACGAAACCCTCGACGGGGATGGCCACCAGCATGCCCGAATATTGCAGTCACGCAAGAAAGCTAAAACCACGAATAGCGCACAGGATTCCCGTACAGGAATTCGAGGCCGGGAAGCGGGCCTACTTCTCCGTGCCGTCTGATACGTTCATTGACTGCAAGGACCCCAGCGACCGCCTGAAGCTGGAATTTTTCCTTGACGATTACAAGCAAATCCCTCCCTACTTTTGGCTGCAGCCGGACCCGGCCAACGACAAGAGCATGATTGGGCTCCCAATGGAAAGCAACGTGGGCATCCACAACATGACGGTGGTGGCAGTAAACAGTGATGGGATGACCGACTATTTGGACTTCCTCGTGAAGGTCCTCAAGAACAAGAAGCTCAAAAGCAACGAGGTGACCCACAAGATCAAGATGAAGTTCAGCATGGAGTACAAGAAGTTCATGTCCAACATCAACTCGAGGCTAGATCTCATCGACAAGATCGGCAAATTGTACGGAGACGCAGACGCGAGCAGCGTCACGGTGCTCGAAATAACAGAGGGGTCCGTGGAGGTGTCGTGGACAAACAACACTCTCGTCGGCACAAAATGCCCCGACGATGCCACCAAGGCCCTTTTTGAACGCCTGGTTGATGACAAAAAGCAGGTGAAACGTTCAGCAAGGAAAGCAATGAAACCTTTCAAGCTGCAGTCGGCCCAAATAATCCCGATGGGGGCTTGTGCTGGGGGCTATATCAACCCAATGCCAAGCACCACAATGGCAGCAGCAACCACACCAGAACTCAAGAAACAACAGTCTGACGATGAGAATGATATTCTTATTTCGACCGTTGTCCCTGCGGTCATCATTGTGTCTATATTGCTTCTGGCCCTGCTCGTCGCTTGCATCCTTTACCGAAAGAAACGGAAAGGAAAGATGTCGCTCTCGTCTGCCGGCGAACACGACGCGTACAGCGGGAAGGGTGCCCCGGTGATCTTCGCCGAAGAGCTCGAGGACAAACCGACCGACTGCCAAAGGCCCCTGATCCTGGACGACGAAAAGCCACCACATCCCCCTCCTGAGTACCAGCACTCGTCCAGCGAGAGCACCCAGTCGACCCCGAACCAGGACCGAAGAAGAGGCGGGCATCGCAGCGATGGGGGAGTAAACGAACCCATACTCGGCTCGCAGCCGTATGAGCCACCACCTCCCGTCACCGCGTCGCAGGGCAAGAAGCAGCCGCGTCCCCACGTGCAACCCCCCTACAGATCACCTCCTCCATATGTGCCTCCATAA
- the LOC115225365 gene encoding dystroglycan-like isoform X3, which translates to MWTLMLPHSPFVTLPATITTTTTTTAAAAVHRDPVKDREPVSLMWGIGDTTAYVGRLFTYPLPNDAFKGEIKSFKVMEAGKTTLPRWLYFDVETRTFSGVPKPADIAQYYIEVVAQAEDQGAVSQFAKDVFSIHVTKESSKPATAISGSSSKKNGKGSNSPPVVRCMPQEPETAFTLIVDADLDQLPPHGIVGLLKKLEHNLELVSEMFKVGPATTGNRPIPPVRAVAPDTSSSSTLVSGPGDTKTAKHPGVLVTWLVGCGRVEPQHMNVLQRVESISANGTLSELLGHGVVGWHVTNRQVPLPEKRVRRAAIMATPAVTDIAPTVMATRTRGHEGDGGMTHRVPTMESSLIQPTRTHPHSHKTHHRHTDGMTTLHPSTMGPKGGSTLKTKSLPDGTFTMTGGDVSMTGVVPPIIPTKPSTGMATSMPEYCSHARKLKPRIAHRIPVQEFEAGKRAYFSVPSDTFIDCKDPSDRLKLEFFLDDYKQIPPYFWLQPDPANDKSMIGLPMESNVGIHNMTVVAVNSDGMTDYLDFLVKVLKNKKLKSNEVTHKIKMKFSMEYKKFMSNINSRLDLIDKIGKLYGDADASSVTVLEITEGSVEVSWTNNTLVGTKCPDDATKALFERLVDDKKQVKRSARKAMKPFKLQSAQIIPMGACAGGYINPMPSTTMAAATTPELKKQQSDDENDILISTVVPAVIIVSILLLALLVACILYRKKRKGKMSLSSAGEHDAYSGKGAPVIFAEELEDKPTDCQRPLILDDEKPPHPPPEYQHSSSESTQSTPNQDRRRGGHRSDGGVNEPILGSQPYEPPPPVTASQGKKQPRPHVQPPYRSPPPYVPP; encoded by the exons atGTGGACTCTGATGCTTCCTCATTCTCCTTTTGTTACTCTCcccgccacaatcaccaccacca ccaccaccaccgccgccgccgccgttcaTCGCGACCCCGTTAAGGACCGGGAGCCCGTGTCGTTAATGTGGGGTATTGGAGATACGACAGCCTACGTAGGACGCTTGTTTACCTATCCCTTACCAAATGATGCGTTCAAAGGAGAGATAAAGTCATTCAAG GTAATGGAGGCCGGCAAGACGACCCTACCCAGGTGGTTGTATTTCGACGTCGAGACCCGTACCTTCTCTGGAGTCCCGAAACCAGCAGACATCGCCCAGTATTACATTGAGGTTGTGGCGCAGGCTGAGGACCAAGGGGCTGTCAGTCAGTTCGCCAAAGACGTCTTCTCGATTCATGTGACCAAAGAAAGCTCAAAACCCGCCACGGCAATCAGTGGTTCATCGTCAAAGAAGAACGGCAAGGGTTCAAATTCTCCACCGGTCGTCCGATGCATGCCCCAGGAGCCAGAGACAGCATTTACGCTAATTGTTGATGCCGACCTTGATCAACTTCCTCCCCACGGCATTGTGGGACTGTTAAAGAAACTGGAGCACAATCTGGAGCTTGTGTCTGAGATGTTTAAGGTCGGTCCTGCCACCACTGGCAACAGGCCCATCCCTCCTGTCCGTGCAGTCGCCCCAGACACATCGTCCTCATCCACCCTTGTATCAGGGCCCGGTGACACAAAAACCGCAAAACACCCCGGGGTGCTTGTCACGTGGCTGGTTGGTTGTGGCCGAGTGGAGCCGCAGCACATGAACGTTCTACAGAGGGTGGAATCAATTTCGGCAAATGGCACCTTGTCCGAGCTCCTCGGTCATGGAGTCGTTGGGTGGCATGTGACAAACAGACAAGTACCCCTGCCTGAGAAGAGGGTAAGGCGTGCAGCCATCATGGCCACCCCGGCTGTCACTGACATTGCACCGACAGTCATGGCAACAAGGACCCGTGGTCACGAAGGAGATGGAGGCATGACCCACCGTGTGCCCACCATGGAGTCGTCCCTCATACAACCGACACGCACCCACCCGCATTCGCACAAGACCCACCACCGACATACAGATGGAATGACCACTCTGCACCCGTCGACCATGGGCCCGAAAGGCGGAAGCACCCTGAAGACGAAATCTCTGCCGGATGGAACGTTCACAATGACCGGAGGGGACGTTAGTATGACTGGAGTCGTGCCCCCAATCATTCCAACGAAACCCTCGACGGGGATGGCCACCAGCATGCCCGAATATTGCAGTCACGCAAGAAAGCTAAAACCACGAATAGCGCACAGGATTCCCGTACAGGAATTCGAGGCCGGGAAGCGGGCCTACTTCTCCGTGCCGTCTGATACGTTCATTGACTGCAAGGACCCCAGCGACCGCCTGAAGCTGGAATTTTTCCTTGACGATTACAAGCAAATCCCTCCCTACTTTTGGCTGCAGCCGGACCCGGCCAACGACAAGAGCATGATTGGGCTCCCAATGGAAAGCAACGTGGGCATCCACAACATGACGGTGGTGGCAGTAAACAGTGATGGGATGACCGACTATTTGGACTTCCTCGTGAAGGTCCTCAAGAACAAGAAGCTCAAAAGCAACGAGGTGACCCACAAGATCAAGATGAAGTTCAGCATGGAGTACAAGAAGTTCATGTCCAACATCAACTCGAGGCTAGATCTCATCGACAAGATCGGCAAATTGTACGGAGACGCAGACGCGAGCAGCGTCACGGTGCTCGAAATAACAGAGGGGTCCGTGGAGGTGTCGTGGACAAACAACACTCTCGTCGGCACAAAATGCCCCGACGATGCCACCAAGGCCCTTTTTGAACGCCTGGTTGATGACAAAAAGCAGGTGAAACGTTCAGCAAGGAAAGCAATGAAACCTTTCAAGCTGCAGTCGGCCCAAATAATCCCGATGGGGGCTTGTGCTGGGGGCTATATCAACCCAATGCCAAGCACCACAATGGCAGCAGCAACCACACCAGAACTCAAGAAACAACAGTCTGACGATGAGAATGATATTCTTATTTCGACCGTTGTCCCTGCGGTCATCATTGTGTCTATATTGCTTCTGGCCCTGCTCGTCGCTTGCATCCTTTACCGAAAGAAACGGAAAGGAAAGATGTCGCTCTCGTCTGCCGGCGAACACGACGCGTACAGCGGGAAGGGTGCCCCGGTGATCTTCGCCGAAGAGCTCGAGGACAAACCGACCGACTGCCAAAGGCCCCTGATCCTGGACGACGAAAAGCCACCACATCCCCCTCCTGAGTACCAGCACTCGTCCAGCGAGAGCACCCAGTCGACCCCGAACCAGGACCGAAGAAGAGGCGGGCATCGCAGCGATGGGGGAGTAAACGAACCCATACTCGGCTCGCAGCCGTATGAGCCACCACCTCCCGTCACCGCGTCGCAGGGCAAGAAGCAGCCGCGTCCCCACGTGCAACCCCCCTACAGATCACCTCCTCCATATGTGCCTCCATAA